One Ricinus communis isolate WT05 ecotype wild-type chromosome 1, ASM1957865v1, whole genome shotgun sequence DNA window includes the following coding sequences:
- the LOC8274757 gene encoding signal recognition particle 9 kDa protein encodes MGFITSWDEFVERSVQMFRADPYLTRYVMKYRHCDGMLVLTVSDNQESIKFKTDQAQDAKKMEKLNNVFFTLMSRGPDADVSEATGKEQTEAQTGRRGRGRKQ; translated from the exons ATGGGTTTCATAACTTCTTGGGACGAGTTCGTTGAGCGATCCGTACAGATGTTCCGTGCTGATCCTTATTTG ACGAGGTATGTGATGAAATATCGACACTGTGATGGCATGTTGGTTCTCACGGTTTCTGATAACCAAGAG TCCATCAAGTTCAAGACAGACCAGGCACAGGATGCTAAGAAGATGGAGAAACTGAATAATGTTTTCTTTACTTTGATGTCTCGAGGCCCAGACG CTGATGTGTCAGAGGCTACAGGGAAAGAACAAACGGAAGCACAGACAGGGAGGAGAGGAAGGGGAAGGAAACAATAA